The proteins below are encoded in one region of Danio rerio strain Tuebingen ecotype United States chromosome 12, GRCz12tu, whole genome shotgun sequence:
- the LOC141376826 gene encoding uncharacterized protein has translation MSHPPLVHLSMFVCLFIHPSIYLFFHPSFCWSIHPSIHPAICIFIHPSIHSFIHPSIHPFIHLSGYPSIHPSIHPSIHPFIHLSVYPSIHSSICLFIHPPIHLFIHLSIHSSVCLSIHSLTHPPPVHPSFCWSIHPFSRLFIQPTVYSSIHPSVHLFIPPSVYPSICLSIHPSVYPSIHLSIHLSVHPSIHPPVCLFIHPPIHPFTHPSIHPSIHPFTHLLSIFGSVCLFINPSIHPSVGLSIHSFIHPAICIFIHLFIHLSICLSIHPFILLSIHPSTHPSIHPFTYPSAGLSTHLSIHHSIYPSLGLSIHPLIKPFVCRSIHPSIHLSIYPPIHLFTLPSIHQSNVRHLWNLSIVDKGVLC, from the coding sequence ATGTCCCACCCACCATTGGTCCATCTTTctatgtttgtctgtctgttcatccatccatcaatttatctgttcttccatccatcattctgttggtctatccatccatctatccatccagcaatctgtatattcatccatccatccatccattcattcatccatccatctattcatccattcatccatctgtcgggctatccatccattcatccatccatccatccgtctattcatccattcatccatctgtcagtctatccatccattcattcatccatctgtttattcatccatccacccattcatctattcatccatctatccattcattcatccgtctgtctgtctatccattcatTAACCCACCCTCCACctgtccatccatcattctgttggtctattcatccattcagtcGTCTGTTCATCCAGCCAActgtatattcatccatccatccatctgtccatttattcatccctccatctgtctatccatccatctgtctctccatccatccatctgtctatccatccatccatttgtctatccatctgtctgtccatccctcTATTCATCCAcctgtctgtctattcatccatccacccatccatccattcacccatccatccatccatccatccatccatccattcacccacctTCTCTCCATCTTTGGATCTGTTTGTCtattcatcaatccatcaatccatccttctgttggtctatccatccattcatttattcatccagcCATCTgtatattcatccatctatttatccatctatccatctgtctgtctatccatccattcatactgttgtctattcatccatccacccatccatctattcatcctttCACCTATCCATCTGCCGGTCTATCCACTCATTTATCTATTcatcattccatctatccatctctcggtctatctatccatccattgatcAAACCATTTGTCTgtcggtccatccatccatccatccatctgtctatttatccacccatccatctattcacccttccatctatccatcagtcg